The following DNA comes from Erythrolamprus reginae isolate rEryReg1 chromosome 8, rEryReg1.hap1, whole genome shotgun sequence.
CACAGTGTAGCCATCCTCAATAGAAGTGTGTTTATTTCCATAACACCACATGTGTAGCGTGGGGCAAAGCTACTCCAATCATCTCAACAAGGATGAACTCATACACTTAGAAGGGATTTTGCTACGGCAGTTCTGCGTtagccaaaacttcagaagagaaggatttaggggtagtgatttctgacagtctcaaaatgggtggacagtgcagtcaggcggtagggaaagcaaggaggatgcttggcggcatagctagaggtgtaacaagcaggaagagggagattgtgatcccgctgtatagagcactagtgaggccacatttggaataatattgtgttcagttctggtcaccacacttcaaaagagatatagagactctggaaagggcgcagaaaagagcaattaaaatgataaggggactagagaccaggccatatgaggaaaggttgctggttgttggaccagaatatctccgagaccgcctcctgccgcacgaatcccagtgaccgattaggtcccacagagtgggccttctccgtcaACTAagcatgtcggttggcgggccccaggggaagagccttctctgtggcggcaccggccctctggaaccaactccccccggagattagaactgcccctactctccctgccttccgtaaactccttaaaacccacctttgccgtcaggcatgggggaactgaaacatcttcccctgggcatgtttaatttatatatggtatgcttgtgtctatgtctgttagtatatggggtctttttaaatctttaaattttaaatttatcagattatttatgatttgtttccacgtgttgtgagccgccccgagtcttcggagaggggcggcatacaaatctaagtaataaataaataaataaaaataaataaataaactgggcatggatagtctattaaaaagaagggctaggggggacatgatagctgtatacaggtacttaaggggttgccacggagaggaggggggcacactattttccagggcaccagagagtcGGACGAGAAACagcggttggaagctgaccaaggaaagattcaacctggagataaggaagaatttcctgatggtgagagcgatcaaccagtggaacggcctgccactggaggttgtgaactccccaacattggacattttcaagaggagattggactgccatttggcttgagtgatgtaggatttcctgctcaagcagggggttgaacttgatgacctgtaaggtccctttcaactctaataataaataaaaaagagatggatccaactgaacgggtccaaagatgggctacaaaaatggtggaaggtcttcagcataaaacttaaaacaggaaaaacttcatgaacttaatctgtatagtctggaggacagaagggaaagggaaacacgattgaaatatttaaatatgttaaatgttcAGGAGGAaattttttaacaggaaagtgaacacaaaaacaaggggcacaatctgaggttagttgggggaaagatcagaagcaacgtgagagaatattatttgactgaaagagtagtagatgcttggaacaaacatccagtagacgtggttggtaaatccacaggaactgaatttaaacgtgccctgggataaacatagatccatcctaagataaaatacaggaaatagtctaagggcagactagatggaccaggaggtctttttcggctGTCAATCTTCTTTCTAACGCCGAACGCATTAAATTGGGAGCTATTGTAGGGATACTACTACTTTGGCATATTGTGTCTGGAGGGCTGTGTATGTGCCAACCCGTTCCTCCGGTTTGGAAATGGATAGAGGTATGAGAGAAGGGCTTGTCACGCGGTGAGGCGGGCAAGACAAATTCCAGATTATGACTTGAATCTCTTTATTCTACAGAACAACAGAGGATAGGTGTAAACATTATGACACATCCATCATTTTCAGTTAAGACACACTACTTTTAGAAGGTACAACAGGGTAATCATTTGTATTCCCATAATGCTCGCCGATGGATATGCATTCATCAGCTAAGGGTTTAAAACAGACATCCTACATGGTacactaaggcagtgtttcccaaccttggccacttgaagatatttggacttcaactcccagaattccccagccagcatctgctggctggggaattctgggagttgaagtccaaatatcttcaagtggccaaggttgggaaatactgcactAAGGCACGTTTTAATTTTCATGGCTATACTGTCaatggagggagaaggaagactAGAACAGCAACAATACTGGATTATGGTCAGCGAGTAAACGCGACAGGTCCATAAACAAGGGAAAGATGCTGGcatattttgaaattttaatacagtgggacctctacttaacgcctctacttaagaacatttcaagataagaactgggtgttcaagatttccccccctcttcttacgaaccattttctacttaagaatccgagcccagaaaaatttcccaggaaatttgagagcggcacaaaggcccggccagtttcctgctatttgccctttaatcccggccatctcgggttgTTCTGGgcggccagaggagcctttcggtggcgcttaaggaggctttggcagcccatagcaaacaaagcattttcctttctctgggcgtttggagagggaataaacctctgccagtgcccagagaaaagaaacgctcccttcgctctgggcagcgactgtccacctcctcctcttcctcctcctcctcccacccaaattccgagcttttatttctttcctaatgggtttgcacgcaatatttgcttttacattgattcctaaaattgcttctacttacaaacttttctacgtcacagaatgaattaagttctcaagtagaggcgCCACTGTATTCCTCTCCCCGCCCCACTTTTTTCCTCCAGCTCTAtattagtgatggtgaacctatggcacgggtggcatggggagccatatctgttggcacgcgagccgttgccctagctcagatccaaagTTCACGTGTgtactgatttttggctcgcacagaggctttgggagggcgtttttggcttccagagagcctccagagggatggggagggtgtttttaccctcttctggttccagggaagtgtttggggcctggggagggcgaaacacgagcctactgggcccaccagaagttgggaaacaggctgtttccggcctccagagggcctctgtttctgccctccccaggcattgaattatgggtctgggccCTCACACATTCACAATAGTGCGAgggcacactctttcggcacccgaggacaaaaaggttcgccaccactcctctatagcagtgtttcccaaccttggccacttgaagatatttggacttcaactcccagaattccccagcctggggaattctgggagttgaagtccagatatcttcaagtggccaaggttgggaaacactgctctatagggtCAGCTTCACACCATGGTATTAACCCAGAGTTTACACAGGATAGATAATAGCAAGCATACAGACGCGAGAAAGCTAATCGTTGATTGTACTGTCACGAAATGAGCCACAAAGATGACTCATTTGTGGCTGGGATGAAATGTATCGTGAATCTCGTCTTTGTGCCTTCTAAAGAGATTAGTAGGAGGCTGAGAACTTGATTGTACGGTCGGTAGCGGGGAGAGAAGGCTAATTCAGCTACTGGTTTACTATTCGTTTGGGTCAACGCCATCCTTTTGTTATGGGCTCCGAGCGCAGCGATTGTAGTCGAGCCAAACAGCCTGGAGGTAGAACAAACTTTGCACGCGGCAAAGCTTTGATTTTCTGCCGTCAGAGCTCTCAAACTTGTGTGTACTTTTCCACCCCAGtcggttttaaaaaagaaagaaaaagttttcACCCCGATTCTACTCTTCTTCCTTCTATGGAAGGAGTTCAAACAGTAGCTCAGATAATGCTGGACTACACGTCCCAGCAGCCTCAGCCCTCCCTCTTAACTAAGAGTCTAATTCACGCTAAGTGTGAATTCCTACTGGAcaatttgagggggggggggcttttgggtCTCCCAATGGCCATCCAGGTGTGCCCAAGAGGCTCACAGGCATGATTCaaaagttaccatatttttcggagtctAAGAATGtagtttttctccctccccccgccccccagcccTTACTAGCTactaataatcttcccagctcttaacttgcaggctTTTTCGTTGCTTCTCTCGGGGAAaagtgttttccaagccctaaatctttgcagaattttttttaatttctctaacttgcttggaataagtttctttccagccctaaccaggtgttaacgatgttcccggctcttaccagcttgcaagctctttcactgtttactctctgcgaagaatgttttccaagccctaagctcttaccttgcaggttctttcactgtttactctctgcaaagaatgttttccaagcccaaagtctttgcaggttgtttttcattgctctaatttgctccaaataagtttattCCCAGCccttaaccagatgctaacaatgttccgagctcttaccagcttgcatgctttttcattgttactctctgcaaagaatgttttgcaagccctaagtctttgcaggattttttccccccatttggtctaacttgctcccaatgtttctttccagatgctaatgatgttcccagctcttactggcttgcaaactctttcatagttactctctccaaataaagttttttttaaagccctaaccagaggataaaataatgtattgaaattgaccagactaaggatgctggccagatgaatTCTGGTAAcaatcttttccctattttccttcccaaaaactaaggtgcatcttatactccgaaaaatatggtaattccctCCCACCTGCTGCTATTTGCCATTCAGGAAATAGAATCCTCCACATAATGGATTAGATCTGGGACATTCTCTGCCTAAATCCTGTATCCCAGCTTTGTTTGAAGCCACTGGGATCTTAAGGGCATGACAATTAGGTTTAATATTTTACAaatacatatacactgctcaaaaataaataaataaagggaacattcaaacaacacatcctagttctgaatgaatgaaatattatcattgaatactttattccctacaaagttgaatgtgcacaacagcaggtgaaattgatggtcaatcagtgttgcttcctaagtggacagtttgatttcacagaagtttgattgacttggagttatattgtgttgctttaagtgttctctttatttttatttttggagcagtgtatttaGGCCAGCCTGAAAATCAGGAGAAAAAATACCCCCTAAAAACATTTATACTGcaagtttatttaaaatatgttttgttaaaaaaaagctATTATATTGGTTTCCCCATTATTTTTAACCAGCATCTCATGGTCAACAGCTAGAAATGGGTAGTGGACATGGGCAAGCAATTTCTTTTTGCCCCAGAACAATCTATAACAAGGGGAGGCCTAGAACCTTCCTGGGTCAAAGATAGCGGCTTCCTAGAACCAAAACCCAATGCAACCAATTTTTGGCAGCTGTCAAACAGCAGTTGACAAATCGAGCTTCAAAGtagacttttctttctttctttctttcttccattctttctttcctttctctctccctccctttcttcttttccttcctttctttctctctctctctctcccttccctttttttcttcctttcttacacAGACTACAGCAGATCCTTCATTTATAACTTCGTGAACAGAGCCGACTTCTCAAGGAAAAAAACAGGGCTGTGGACACTTTGGCTAGATTGCCCATCAAAACATACCAAAGGGGTTGTAGTTGTGCTTGGCGCCTACAACAGGGTTCTGTGTGTGTTCCTTGCTCCCTCCTAGCAACTGAGGATGCTAAAAGTACAAAAATAAATGGACCTGGAATGGCCAAGGTTGAGCTCCTGCCTTCAAATCAGGGCTGAAACCAAGCCCAAGATTGCAAGATTTCATCCATCAACCGTAGGTTGCCTTAGCTGGCCGCCCGACTCATTTACCCATGGAAATCTTCCTTGCCCCCTTGACCCCCTGACCCAAAGCTTTTGGGGATGGGGGGTAGAGTGGAGCAGGAGGCACAAAGGTGGCACAAACCCAGAGGGCGCCCCATTTCCTTGGCGTAGGTCTAGTAAACTTGGTCCCTTGGGAGTCTGAAGGGTGGGGAGGGGTTTGTAGGGTGGTAGTAAGGAGAACCGTTAATGGCAATGCTCGGTGATGTCCACCACGACGGCTTTTTTCCAGCTGAAGAAGAAGTAGCCCGCGCCCGCGCCGGCCGCCACGGCGATGCAGAGATAGGCGTTATAGGTCATGAAGACCAGCATGAGGAAGTAGCTGACCACCACTTGGATGATGTGGAGGATGGTCTGGAAGAGGTGAGGGACACTCAGCATCTGTTGACTAAGtgaaaagggaagaagggaaagatgaagaaacatagaagattgacggcagaaaaagacctcctggtccatctcgtccagtgtttcccaaccttggcaacttgaagatatttggacttcaactcccagaattccccagccagcgaatgcttacactacccttacactatttcctgtatttattcttaggatggatataataataataataataataataataataataataataagttccactggaacttgtgccggaactaccatttaccagtggcaaagaactggtgggatcataagcccgaaaaagtggtcgaaaatgagcaagcaaaactactgtgggacttccgacttcagactgaccgaattctgaagcataacacaccagacatcctgattgtggagaaaaagaaagtatggatcatcgacatcgcaatcccaggagacagcagaattgaggagaagcagctagagaaattagtgaaatatgaagatctaaaaatcgagctgcaacgactctggcctaagcccgtgaaagtggacccagtggtacttggcacgctgggcacagtggcaaaggatctcagcagacatttgaaaaccatcggaattgacaacatctccacctgtcaattgcaaaaggccgctttactgggatcggcacacataattcgccgctacatcacgcagtcctaggtgcttgggaagcgcccgactggtgatgaaatacaaaatccagcatagtgatctcgtttgctgagttgcaccttttccagttccattatatccttcttgaagtgCAGTGAACAGAagtgtacacagtactccaagtgtggcctcacaaACGTTTTGCAAGGGCCCCGTTTTAACAACGATGACCCCAAATGGCTTGTCTGCAGCTCCTTAAAATACAGTACACAGCTTTTATGTCCTCATAACACAAGAGTGTTGGTACTTTACGTGTCCAGCTCCCTGTTGTTTAATTTACAGTATTTGATTTATaaaccgcccaactccttccggactctgggaggcgtacaacaatttaaaataatataatttaaaactccTAAAAATGAAGCCATTCATATCCTTCTTGGCCGGAGCTAGATGGTATAGctcagggttaggcaaagttggctcttctatgtcttgtggacttcaactcccagaattcctgagccaatcatgctagctcaggaattctgggagttgaagtccacatgtcgtaggagagccaactttggctACCCTTGGTATAGTTCataggccccaggcctgccggcaaaatcATGTTTTTACGGCTTTTCgtaaggccaggagggtgggggctgtgtgGATCtccggggagggggagggggcagttgattccagagggccggagccaccacagagaaggtcctgccacatgggccccccaccaccaccaaccgTTTTTGTAGCCAAACGGCAACGTGAACTCACCCAACCGTTTTGTGCGTCTCCATCAAGACGGTGCCGTTGGGTCCCGGGAGCGGCATGGAGTTGTAGCGGATGCTGACTTGTGACTTCCGCAGCAGGCTCTCCCGGCCGATCTTCAAGCCCTCGTAGAACATGGCCAGGCAGAAAATAGCCACAAATGCTCCAGCCATTTCTGAAAGGAAGAAGAGACCAGGTTTATTAAATGGACGAGGGGTTATCCGGGATGTAAGGTTGCAAGGACCGTAactctcgcggggaatgttcgcgggggaagttggtatgacTATTGTGTAGTGGGGAGgttggatggtgttgtggttggctctggcccagctcctgccccagggaatggggaggtggatgcaggggaaacttcaacatgtcacaggcctgtgttattgccgatagagtcagttcagagtttagtttcctcggacgaagaagaaggtgggagtgactcggctgagggggcttggcacacagcccaggcagtcaatctcccttatcttccgttgattcagatgatgacattttggacccatgcaagcgcagaattatagaatgataaggttcaggagggaagtgtttttaataggaaagtgaacacaagaacaaggggacacaatctgaagttagttgggggaaagatcacaagcaacgtgagaaaatattatttgacggaacaaacttccagcagacgtggttggtaaatccacagtcactgaattcaaacatgcctgggataaacatagatccatcctaagataaaacacaggaaatagtataagggcagactagatggaccatgaggtctttttctgccgtcagtcttctatgtttctatgcgtagaagagaccaagtaagaacatattacaggagataagagcggccacctgtgtttgggtggggctccagtaattagggctgctgctataaatagcagcatgtgggtttggccgttgtggaagaatatctgttgcagtatcgtcaggaatcctgtgtcttctggactttgttgctttttcacgcctttgaatccaaagcagagcaaagtgtgtgtgtgtctcccttcgttggaagaagaaggggtgtgaagtgtcttcacagctgctggctaagtatttaaggactgcttaagggaaattgtacagactacccagttgttttgggaagagtgctctttgcaatacaaatagagtgcttagtttattttgacttttgtgataaagaacattgttttgcattttcaaacgtgtgtgtgtgtgtctgaaatttgtacccttgaattttcgggaggctcctaccagagagcccgacagaacagatgtgTCTCCATCCATTGTCGTTTCCTTTGTCCCCCCCGGCTGCTCCCCTTCACTCACCTCCGGCTGAATTGATGACAAGGCCCGAAAACAGCAAGGGGACGTTTTGATAGCTGAAGTGAAAAGTCATATCCTGTCCAGAGAGAAAAATGGGAGTCCATGTAAAATGTTATTAAGAAGAACAGGGCAAACGGAAACAACATTCGTTCGCTTGCCTTCGTGTTTTGAAAAGTTctgctctattattattatttattagatttgtaagccgcccctctccctagactcaaggcggctcacatcaataataaaaacaatgtacaacaaatctaatatttaaaaatatgttaaaaacccttatttaaaagcaaaacatacacacgaacatactatataggcccgggggagatgtctcaattcccccatgcctgatggcggaggtgggttttaaggagtttacgaaaggcaaggagggtgggggcaatcctaatctccggggagagctggttccagagggttggggccgccacagagaaggctcttcccctgggtcctgccagacggcattgttatCTTTATGGGCCTCCTTCCTGCGAActgcttctaggcattttgccaacccttgTAAGCTTTGTGATAGCCggggtagcgcagtggttagaatgcagcgcAGCAggttccttcagctaactgctagctggtagttcagcagttcaaatctcaccaccggctcaaggttgagtcagccttccatctttccaaggtgggtcaaatgagggaccagattgttggggacaaagggttggttctgtaaaccgcttagagagggctgtaaaagcactacgaagcggtacatgtctaaatgctattgcctgcccttccttccttcccctccttccttccttcgttccttccttcccttcttccattccttctttccttcctttcttccctcccttcctttccctccttcctttgttccttcctttcttcccttccttccttcgttccttcctttcttcccttccttccttccttgactctgtaaaccacttagagagagctgtcaaAGCATTACgaagcagtagataagtctaaatgctattgcactACGAAGTGGTGTATAATCTAAATGCTTAAATACAAGTCGAAGGCTATTGCTACATATCCAGGACTATTTGTTTAGACTTAATTTATGAGTTTGTGGACTGTTAAGAACAGCTGGTTTTTTTTGTGGCTTCTGTGTGTCAACTACTAAGCAAGGTCGTTAATTGAGTAAACACATCTTTGAACCAACTGAGTGTGCACTGCGTTCTTGGTGGTCCAAAGCTGGGGCAGAACAGAAGGGCCGGTAGGGAGGGGCATTTATTCTCTCGTCTATTCTGGCTTCAGGCTTAGCCCAACCCTCTTACCATCATTCCTCCATGCATGTGTCCAGGAGTTTTCGTGGAGTGATGGTGGGCATGAGGATCCGTGGTGGGCACCGTTGAGCCACTCATGTTGTGGTCCATGTGGGCCATATGGGCATGGTGCTCGGCGTGGTCCATCTTGGCTCACGGGGAAGAGGATAAGCTGGTGAACGCCTGCAAAAATCCATTGGCTGGTGTTAGAAGGACATTCAGGGACAATGGGGAACAGAAAGAATAATGCAAAGGGTGTCAAGGACCACAcagtcctcctcttccctcctatcactgatgatgttacctagtttggtaatgaaacgtctgcaaaaaaaaccccaaactcagAGACCGCCGAGGAACTTGCGTTTCAACCCCTGAGCTACAAAAATATTCTCCTCCATAACACTAAGTCACTCCTGTCCTAGTTTggatcagaatacagtggtacctctacttacgaacataattcgttccgtgaccaggttcttaagcagaaaaagtttgtaagaagaaataattttccccataggaatcaatgcaaaaggaaataatgtgtgtgattggggaaaccacggggagggtggaggccctgtttcctcccaggaggttcctagagaggccccacggaggcttctccccgccttttctggctctgtttcctcctaggagattcttagagaggccccacagaggcttctacccgccttttccaaccctgtttcctcccaggaggttccaagagaggctccacggaggcctctccccacattttccggctgtttcctcctaggagattcctagagaggccccacggaggcttctccccaccatttccggccctgtttcctcctaggagattccaagagaggccccacggaggcttcttcccaccttttccggccctgtttcctcccaggagattccaagagaggccccacggaggcttctccctgcctttcccggttacagttgggtttgtaagtggaaaaatggttcttgagaagaggcaaaaaaatcctgaacacccggtccttatctagaaaagttcgtacgtagaggcgttcttaggtcgaGGTACCCTTTCAAGAATCAATTTTCTACCGAGAAGCTGCAGACAGTGTCGAGAAGGAGCTGATCAAGGGAAAAAGCAGGAATGTCGCGGGCCTCGGCCCTGCCATTTGTGAATTGAATTAACTCGAAAAACAATCCAGAGAAAAGTCACTGTTCGTCTTCAATAGCTCCTGGTTTTATTGGAAACAGACATCTTCAATCACATTAGGGCCAACTGTTGATGTAACAGCAGAAAGGTCTACAAACGCCCCCGGCGATGGAGGCCTGGGTTCTGAAAACGAACGCCATTCGCCTTGGCCTCTAAATGCATTAAGATGGAGGGGATAAGCAGGCAGGAGGAGAAAATCCAATTTATTTAATCCCATCCCTGGCCGATCACCAGCCTCAAActggggaaagaaggaaatagaAGAAATTGATAAAGCTTAGCCGACGGCAGGGGGAGAAGGGGCAAGGAAGCTggatgaaacttgaaaaattttgCCAGCAGCTGCTCCAAGCTAGGGGGACCTCATCCATCCatagtcctttttctttctctttctcttttacttccctccctccctctctctttatttctttactctttctctttctctttctttctttttctctccccctccctccctctctttctttccttctttctttcctttttctttctctcttttttacttccctccctccctctctctatatttatttattctttctctttttctttctttctttttctctctcccctcc
Coding sequences within:
- the SLC31A1 gene encoding high affinity copper uptake protein 1, with amino-acid sequence MDHAEHHAHMAHMDHNMSGSTVPTTDPHAHHHSTKTPGHMHGGMMDMTFHFSYQNVPLLFSGLVINSAGEMAGAFVAIFCLAMFYEGLKIGRESLLRKSQVSIRYNSMPLPGPNGTVLMETHKTVGQQMLSVPHLFQTILHIIQVVVSYFLMLVFMTYNAYLCIAVAAGAGAGYFFFSWKKAVVVDITEHCH